In Sphingobium sp. B2D3C, a genomic segment contains:
- a CDS encoding phytanoyl-CoA dioxygenase family protein, with product MRPRLEAERLSGDLAREGWCVAEGLVAPATIASLEHDLDPRFAATPLCQGTFYGARTKRFGGLLKRSPRAAELVMHPMVLEVVERLLSPWCERIALNLTQAIEIHPGALPQLPHRDQDMWAGPKGSIEYLVNVMWPLTPFTRQNGGTRLWPHSHEDQDEPVLPEAEALVPAVAPGDALFFLGSTLHGGGANRATTVRRGIIISYCLGWLKPFELQWLVYPPAIARTFAPDLAALVGYAQHRPNLGNVEGQCPSILLRGALPEHLPAIDALRPDQVEAAAAFLASQRTGDK from the coding sequence ATGAGGCCCCGGCTCGAGGCGGAACGCCTGAGCGGCGACCTCGCACGCGAGGGCTGGTGCGTGGCGGAGGGCCTCGTCGCACCCGCCACGATCGCCAGTCTAGAGCACGATCTCGATCCGCGTTTCGCGGCGACGCCCCTGTGCCAAGGCACCTTCTATGGCGCGCGCACCAAGCGGTTCGGAGGCTTGCTAAAACGCTCGCCTCGCGCCGCCGAACTTGTCATGCACCCAATGGTCCTGGAGGTCGTCGAGCGGCTCCTGTCCCCATGGTGCGAGCGGATCGCGCTCAACCTTACGCAGGCCATCGAGATCCATCCGGGTGCGCTCCCGCAGCTACCGCATCGCGATCAGGACATGTGGGCCGGTCCCAAGGGGAGCATCGAATATCTCGTCAACGTGATGTGGCCGCTCACGCCGTTCACCCGTCAGAATGGCGGTACAAGGCTTTGGCCGCATAGCCATGAGGATCAGGACGAGCCCGTCCTGCCGGAGGCTGAGGCCCTGGTGCCCGCCGTCGCTCCGGGCGATGCATTGTTCTTCCTTGGATCGACACTGCATGGTGGCGGCGCAAACCGAGCGACGACGGTTCGGCGCGGCATAATCATAAGCTACTGCCTGGGCTGGCTGAAGCCGTTCGAGCTTCAGTGGCTGGTCTACCCGCCGGCAATTGCGCGTACATTCGCACCCGACTTGGCCGCGCTTGTCGGATACGCGCAGCATCGGCCCAATCTCGGCAACGTCGAAGGACAATGCCCATCGATCCTGCTCCGCGGTGCCTTGCCCGAACATCTGCCGGCGATCGACGCGCTAAGGCCCGACCAGGTCGAGGCGGCTGCCGCCTTCCTCGCCAGCCAACGCACTGGCGACAAATGA
- a CDS encoding transcriptional regulator domain-containing protein, with the protein MTSVVPPGQWRDEVAYRAIVAGGRSALAWELLRRDPVYAAALRGPASAPSRVVTANPASSSRWGLHFPD; encoded by the coding sequence ATGACGAGCGTCGTGCCTCCCGGTCAATGGCGCGACGAGGTCGCCTATCGGGCAATCGTCGCCGGGGGGCGCAGCGCGCTGGCCTGGGAATTGCTGCGGCGCGACCCGGTTTACGCTGCAGCTCTCCGCGGTCCAGCGAGCGCTCCGTCCCGCGTGGTCACGGCAAATCCCGCATCTTCGAGCCGCTGGGGGTTGCACTTTCCCGATTGA
- a CDS encoding DUF2285 domain-containing protein, producing MTIDPLVQLGSALGEQIKAVRRLDALLHDAVVPEVNEVHIERLVLALRVADARREGASLREIARGLFGDCDWPGEGEWVKSRVRRLVARAGLLKQTGPMGVFRY from the coding sequence GTGACGATTGATCCCCTGGTTCAACTCGGGAGCGCGCTGGGCGAACAGATTAAGGCCGTGCGGCGCCTGGATGCACTGCTTCATGATGCTGTCGTGCCAGAAGTGAATGAAGTGCACATCGAGCGCTTGGTGCTGGCGCTCCGCGTGGCCGATGCCCGCCGCGAAGGAGCGAGTTTGCGGGAAATCGCAAGGGGGCTGTTTGGCGACTGCGACTGGCCGGGAGAAGGGGAGTGGGTGAAATCGCGGGTGCGGCGCCTAGTGGCCCGTGCGGGACTTTTGAAACAGACCGGGCCGATGGGAGTCTTCCGATATTAG
- a CDS encoding helix-turn-helix domain-containing protein: protein MELKDLLATNLRLLRQECGITQEELADRTGLSSRYVGSIERARVSASVTVLGKLAVALRVDPCDLLRPPRS, encoded by the coding sequence ATGGAGCTCAAGGATCTTCTTGCGACAAATCTGCGCCTGTTGAGACAGGAATGCGGCATAACGCAAGAAGAGCTCGCCGATCGCACCGGTCTTAGTTCGCGCTATGTCGGGTCGATCGAGCGCGCACGCGTTTCTGCAAGCGTGACGGTCCTAGGGAAATTGGCCGTCGCCCTGAGGGTGGACCCTTGCGACCTGCTCAGGCCACCAAGGTCCTAA
- a CDS encoding ArdC family protein: MRNASSHSARRKGAPKAPKAETRASLYDEVTSRIISELEAGRLPWVQPWGMPGGTGPGMPRNAVTARNYSGVNVLILWGEVIAQGWPSQSWLTFRQAQDAGGCVRKGERGVAVVYADRFTPEAERERASREGGEARAVSFLKRFTVFNVAQCEGLSAGLAPDPAPLPEREIVPLAEEVMAASGIDVRIGGDRAFYVPSHDFVQVPPQPAFFEQVNYYRTCLHELTHATGHASRLARDLTNRFGSKDYAREELVAEMGSAFLCASLGITPTVRHADYIGAWLDVLREDNRAIFRAASAASKAAEWLLSRHREAWHSSDGGRLAA, translated from the coding sequence ATGCGAAACGCCAGCAGCCATAGTGCCCGACGCAAGGGCGCGCCGAAGGCTCCAAAAGCCGAGACGCGGGCCAGCCTATACGACGAAGTGACCTCGCGGATAATTTCCGAACTCGAGGCCGGGCGCCTGCCGTGGGTTCAGCCATGGGGAATGCCCGGCGGCACGGGCCCAGGCATGCCGCGCAACGCGGTGACCGCGCGCAACTATTCAGGTGTCAACGTCCTGATCCTTTGGGGCGAGGTGATCGCCCAAGGCTGGCCTTCGCAATCATGGCTGACATTCCGCCAGGCGCAGGACGCCGGTGGTTGTGTCCGCAAAGGCGAGCGCGGCGTGGCCGTCGTCTATGCCGACCGCTTCACGCCCGAAGCCGAAAGGGAGCGCGCCTCGCGCGAGGGTGGTGAAGCAAGGGCCGTTTCGTTTCTCAAGCGCTTCACCGTTTTCAATGTTGCACAGTGCGAGGGACTTTCCGCGGGGCTCGCCCCCGATCCCGCCCCGCTGCCGGAGCGCGAGATCGTGCCCCTTGCCGAGGAGGTCATGGCCGCTTCCGGCATTGACGTCCGCATCGGCGGTGACCGCGCATTCTACGTGCCGAGCCATGACTTCGTGCAGGTTCCGCCACAACCGGCATTCTTCGAGCAGGTAAACTATTACCGGACCTGCCTGCATGAATTGACCCATGCGACCGGCCACGCTTCGCGACTGGCGCGCGACCTCACCAATCGCTTCGGCAGCAAGGATTATGCCCGCGAGGAACTCGTCGCCGAAATGGGATCGGCCTTCCTATGCGCGTCGCTCGGCATCACGCCAACGGTACGTCACGCCGATTATATCGGCGCGTGGCTCGACGTGTTGCGAGAAGACAATCGCGCGATCTTCCGGGCCGCCAGCGCGGCGAGCAAGGCCGCCGAGTGGCTGCTGTCGCGGCACCGTGAAGCTTGGCATTCGAGCGACGGCGGGAGGCTGGCGGCATGA
- a CDS encoding DUF2958 domain-containing protein, which produces MTLLTPELRFALRANDLSRRACEAKGERFDPPPVLKLFNPLGAATWLATELAEDDDTLFGLADLGFGCPELGYFSLLEIQSIRLPYGLSIERDLAFESNFPLTVWTETARRAGSILWAGTLLRRTGKAHDEPSRKPT; this is translated from the coding sequence ATGACCCTTCTGACTCCCGAATTGCGCTTTGCGCTCCGCGCTAACGACCTTTCCCGTCGCGCCTGCGAGGCGAAGGGCGAGCGCTTCGATCCACCGCCCGTCCTGAAGCTGTTCAATCCGCTCGGGGCGGCAACCTGGCTCGCGACCGAGTTGGCCGAGGACGACGACACCCTCTTCGGGCTAGCCGACCTTGGCTTTGGGTGCCCCGAGCTCGGTTACTTCAGCCTGTTGGAGATCCAATCGATACGCTTGCCCTATGGGCTGTCGATCGAGCGCGACCTGGCGTTTGAAAGTAACTTTCCGCTGACTGTCTGGACCGAGACGGCGCGGCGCGCCGGATCGATCCTCTGGGCCGGGACCCTTCTGCGCCGGACCGGAAAGGCGCACGACGAACCCTCGCGAAAGCCAACCTGA
- a CDS encoding darcynin family protein, translating into MNSIQSPFETTLSVFMLVKTSPEWLAFTVDRRFELLAEQFTPIIKKHASSVSLRFFDVEFYSTRVTDIWLWDAADHHAYQLLVEDLRETPFWDRYFDIVEILTGVENAMPRITIAQS; encoded by the coding sequence ATGAATTCGATCCAATCCCCTTTCGAGACGACCCTCTCGGTCTTCATGCTCGTAAAAACCAGCCCCGAATGGCTGGCATTCACGGTCGACCGCCGCTTTGAACTCTTGGCCGAACAGTTCACTCCGATCATCAAGAAGCACGCGTCCAGCGTGTCGCTCCGCTTCTTCGACGTGGAATTTTATTCGACGCGGGTCACGGATATCTGGCTGTGGGACGCAGCGGATCATCACGCCTACCAGCTTCTTGTCGAGGATCTTCGGGAGACGCCCTTCTGGGACCGCTACTTCGATATCGTCGAGATCCTTACCGGGGTCGAGAATGCTATGCCAAGAATTACGATCGCCCAGTCGTGA
- a CDS encoding TetR/AcrR family transcriptional regulator, which produces MQRTTDQQQRPSPRKMPRQARSGETVRAIVEAAARILEEAGLAAFTTNAVAERAGVSIGSLYQYFPSKDALIGALIVRETSQLLKEWEAARTAPKGHETLSMLVEAAVDHQLRRPVLARILDLEEARLPFDKGTLQVTARLHAILLDVLGRPDVAPQDDPETAAQDVLAILKGMVDAAGQRGERDQVTLGRRVRRAVFGYLDSVS; this is translated from the coding sequence ATGCAGCGGACGACCGACCAGCAGCAGCGCCCATCGCCCAGGAAAATGCCACGACAGGCCCGGTCGGGAGAAACCGTACGCGCGATCGTCGAGGCCGCCGCTCGCATTCTGGAGGAGGCTGGACTCGCCGCCTTCACGACAAATGCCGTCGCCGAGCGCGCTGGCGTCAGCATCGGATCGCTCTATCAGTACTTCCCCAGCAAAGACGCGCTGATTGGCGCCCTGATCGTTCGGGAAACCTCCCAACTCCTCAAGGAATGGGAGGCGGCACGAACCGCGCCAAAAGGACATGAGACGCTGTCGATGCTGGTGGAAGCAGCCGTCGACCATCAGTTGCGCCGCCCGGTCCTCGCGCGGATCCTGGACCTAGAGGAGGCGCGCTTGCCATTCGACAAGGGTACCCTTCAGGTCACAGCCCGTTTGCATGCGATCCTGCTCGACGTGCTGGGCCGACCGGATGTCGCCCCGCAAGACGATCCGGAGACAGCGGCGCAGGACGTGCTGGCGATCCTCAAGGGCATGGTCGATGCCGCCGGACAACGTGGCGAACGGGATCAGGTGACCCTCGGCCGCCGCGTCAGGCGTGCAGTATTCGGTTACCTAGATAGCGTTTCGTGA
- a CDS encoding NmrA family NAD(P)-binding protein, whose translation MMIIILGASGHVGSAAATALLEQGETVLAVLHSARHEPVWRSRGAETAVVDVHDSDALRAVFQRGRRAFLLNPPGDVAGDTEREELGTVHAIMAALDGSGLEKVVLESTYGAQPGERCGDLNILHEFEQALSRQPIRFAVQRAAYYMSNWDDLLDAAKAGTLPTMIPADLELPMVAPIDLGRAAARRLLEPARSEDLHYVEGPSRYSPRDVAGAFAKALGTPVKVLVTPREQWVEAFKKLGFSQAAAESYAKMTAVSVDGGFPMPETYERGETTLQAYIDQLVAGG comes from the coding sequence ATGATGATCATCATTCTAGGCGCCAGCGGACATGTCGGATCAGCGGCGGCGACAGCGCTGCTCGAACAGGGCGAAACCGTCCTTGCCGTCTTGCACAGTGCTCGGCACGAGCCAGTTTGGCGCTCGCGTGGCGCCGAGACAGCAGTCGTGGATGTGCATGACAGCGACGCCTTGCGCGCCGTGTTCCAGCGTGGCCGCCGCGCCTTTCTTCTCAATCCGCCGGGCGACGTCGCCGGGGACACCGAGCGCGAGGAGCTGGGTACGGTCCACGCCATCATGGCTGCGCTCGACGGTTCGGGCCTGGAGAAGGTCGTCCTCGAATCAACTTATGGCGCGCAGCCGGGCGAGCGTTGCGGCGATCTCAACATCCTCCATGAGTTCGAACAGGCCTTGTCTCGGCAACCGATACGCTTCGCCGTCCAGCGCGCAGCCTATTATATGAGCAATTGGGATGACCTGCTGGACGCCGCCAAGGCTGGGACGCTGCCGACGATGATCCCGGCAGACCTCGAGCTTCCCATGGTGGCGCCCATCGATCTCGGTCGCGCGGCTGCTCGGCGGCTGCTGGAGCCCGCCCGAAGCGAAGATCTGCACTATGTCGAGGGACCAAGCCGATACAGTCCGAGAGACGTCGCCGGCGCCTTCGCCAAGGCCTTGGGAACACCGGTCAAGGTCCTGGTCACGCCGCGTGAGCAATGGGTCGAGGCCTTCAAAAAGCTTGGTTTCTCCCAGGCTGCAGCGGAGTCCTATGCCAAGATGACTGCGGTAAGCGTCGATGGAGGCTTCCCGATGCCTGAGACATATGAACGCGGCGAGACCACGCTGCAGGCCTATATAGATCAACTCGTCGCGGGGGGATGA
- a CDS encoding helix-turn-helix domain-containing protein: protein MKSPDISQVAKASGVPASSLRYYEERGLISPIGRRGLRRIFSPSIYDRLALIALGQAAGFSLDEVAEMLGDDGQPDIDRATLVAKADEIDRRIQHLTALRDGLLHASACPQPRLVECPTFHRLLSVAAKATRRRSIRSKEKRASLAPTIGTPLERGHLIASKE from the coding sequence ATGAAAAGCCCGGATATTTCGCAAGTCGCCAAAGCCTCGGGCGTCCCTGCGTCGAGCCTGCGCTACTACGAGGAGCGCGGCCTCATTTCTCCCATCGGCCGCCGAGGCCTGCGGCGGATCTTCAGCCCGTCAATCTACGATCGCCTGGCGCTGATCGCACTCGGGCAGGCGGCCGGCTTCTCCCTGGATGAGGTTGCCGAGATGCTCGGCGACGATGGCCAGCCAGACATCGACAGGGCAACGCTTGTGGCGAAGGCTGACGAAATCGATCGACGCATCCAGCATCTCACCGCCTTGCGCGATGGCCTCCTTCACGCATCAGCTTGTCCGCAACCGCGGCTGGTCGAATGTCCGACTTTCCATCGCCTCCTCAGCGTGGCGGCCAAGGCAACGCGCCGGCGATCGATCCGATCGAAGGAAAAGCGTGCCTCACTGGCGCCAACGATTGGGACGCCGCTCGAGCGCGGCCACCTGATCGCAAGCAAGGAATGA
- a CDS encoding class I SAM-dependent methyltransferase encodes MLPPMPFGGKRERIGMTQLKAKYDEQSAVWNGVAGHAWAQEQDLINEAFKPMEDRLVEELWTVGAAKVLDVGCGTGATTLALSKMGHGAVECVGIDISQEMIAAARARAAARQSTAQFVCADAQAHAFAATFDMIVSRFGVMFFDEPGSAFLNLRRACRDAAQMRLLVFRTASENPFMTTAERAAAPLFPAVPVRVDGPGQFAFADTARVRAILEAGGWTGVEFQPIDFECSFPSGKLQTFFTRLGPLGRILHEADADTRTRIVTSVRAAFEPYVDGDRVRFEAACWMVSARAGIQSGML; translated from the coding sequence ATGCTGCCCCCAATGCCGTTTGGCGGCAAGCGCGAAAGGATAGGAATGACACAGCTGAAAGCGAAATATGACGAACAGTCAGCCGTCTGGAACGGGGTAGCCGGCCATGCCTGGGCACAGGAACAGGACCTCATCAACGAGGCATTCAAGCCGATGGAGGATCGCCTGGTCGAGGAGCTCTGGACGGTGGGGGCGGCAAAGGTCCTCGATGTCGGCTGTGGCACTGGCGCGACCACATTGGCGCTGTCCAAGATGGGCCACGGCGCGGTCGAATGCGTCGGCATCGACATATCGCAGGAAATGATCGCCGCGGCCCGGGCTCGGGCCGCCGCGCGGCAAAGCACGGCGCAGTTCGTCTGCGCGGACGCACAGGCCCATGCTTTCGCCGCGACTTTCGACATGATCGTTTCCCGCTTCGGGGTGATGTTCTTCGATGAGCCAGGCTCGGCCTTTCTCAATCTTCGTCGCGCATGTCGCGACGCCGCACAGATGCGCCTGCTGGTGTTCCGGACCGCCAGCGAGAATCCGTTCATGACGACCGCTGAGCGAGCCGCAGCGCCGCTTTTCCCGGCGGTGCCCGTTCGCGTGGACGGCCCAGGCCAGTTTGCGTTTGCCGACACCGCGCGCGTTCGCGCCATTCTCGAAGCTGGTGGTTGGACGGGCGTCGAATTCCAGCCGATCGATTTCGAATGCAGCTTTCCGAGCGGGAAATTGCAAACCTTCTTCACCCGGTTAGGCCCCTTGGGCCGGATCCTTCATGAAGCGGACGCTGACACCCGCACCCGTATCGTCACCAGCGTTCGTGCCGCCTTCGAGCCCTATGTCGACGGCGACCGGGTGCGTTTCGAGGCGGCTTGCTGGATGGTTTCGGCACGCGCGGGCATCCAGTCCGGAATGCTGTGA
- a CDS encoding DUF736 domain-containing protein → MAQIGSFTRSEDGVYNGEIRTLTLRVKASIRPVERDHDKAPDHRVSAGGVEFGAGWTKAARESGAEYVSLKLDDPSLPAPIYATLTQGDDGEHKLIWSR, encoded by the coding sequence ATGGCACAGATCGGTAGTTTCACCCGCAGCGAGGACGGCGTCTACAATGGCGAGATTCGCACCCTTACCCTTCGCGTCAAGGCCAGCATCCGGCCAGTCGAACGCGACCACGACAAGGCTCCCGACCATCGTGTCAGCGCAGGCGGCGTCGAGTTCGGCGCTGGCTGGACCAAGGCGGCGCGTGAATCCGGTGCCGAATATGTGAGCCTCAAGCTCGACGATCCGTCGTTGCCTGCACCGATCTACGCGACGCTCACGCAGGGTGACGATGGCGAGCACAAGCTCATCTGGTCGCGCTGA
- a CDS encoding helix-turn-helix domain-containing protein, with protein sequence MESDDDIARANRAKRGSPFLNTDQAAAYLKISTRLLKRLRRAGKGPVFRRHSRFVQYHIDDLDSWSSEHAGRDFAR encoded by the coding sequence ATGGAGAGCGACGATGACATCGCCAGGGCGAATCGCGCCAAGCGCGGATCACCCTTCCTCAATACCGACCAGGCCGCAGCCTATCTCAAGATCTCAACCCGGCTGCTGAAGCGCCTTCGCCGCGCCGGCAAGGGACCGGTGTTTCGTCGGCACAGCCGGTTCGTACAATATCATATCGACGATCTGGACAGTTGGTCCAGCGAGCATGCCGGGCGGGATTTCGCACGATGA
- a CDS encoding S26 family signal peptidase — translation MRRRPVSLTETPLLAWGDALRAAKRRRRRLRRRMAAVGCSLALLLAPAIVPPTPRLVWNASTSAPMGLYWITPGASIEPGEMAVARPPQAFRRMAAERHYLPMNVPLVKRAVATAGDEVCALGHQIFLNGRWLTVRKSRDHAGRPMPMWLGCIRLRGRQLFLLMDSPASFDGRYFGVTEGDDVIGGARLLWAR, via the coding sequence ATGAGACGGCGCCCTGTTTCACTCACCGAGACGCCGCTCCTAGCCTGGGGGGATGCCCTACGCGCGGCAAAGCGGCGGCGCAGGCGGCTCCGGCGACGCATGGCAGCCGTTGGCTGCTCACTCGCGCTCTTGCTCGCCCCGGCGATCGTGCCGCCAACGCCGCGCCTCGTCTGGAACGCGAGCACGAGCGCGCCGATGGGCCTTTACTGGATCACGCCGGGCGCGAGCATCGAGCCGGGTGAGATGGCGGTTGCACGCCCGCCGCAAGCCTTTCGGCGGATGGCGGCCGAGCGCCACTACCTGCCGATGAATGTGCCGCTCGTGAAGCGGGCCGTCGCCACGGCCGGCGACGAAGTCTGCGCGCTGGGTCACCAGATCTTCCTCAACGGCCGGTGGCTTACCGTGCGAAAGTCGAGGGATCACGCCGGGCGACCGATGCCGATGTGGTTGGGATGCATTCGCCTGCGCGGCCGGCAACTCTTCCTGCTGATGGACAGTCCGGCGTCGTTCGACGGGCGATATTTCGGGGTTACAGAAGGCGACGACGTCATCGGCGGGGCGCGGCTGCTATGGGCGCGCTGA
- a CDS encoding lytic transglycosylase domain-containing protein yields MGALKALLAAVPLAISSPAHAQSVQDWRRYILEASSRFGVPVAWIERVMHAESRGRTHLNGKPTRSSAGAMGVMQLMPGTWADMRARLGLGSNPDDPRDNILAGTFYLRLMYDRFGYPGLFAAYNAGPKRYADYLAGRVRLPSETVGYLARVAPAVPGPVPAPMRPAPSPSIFAVRRNVQAIGPSDASSSPASSLFVTLSQRD; encoded by the coding sequence ATGGGCGCGCTGAAAGCTTTGCTCGCTGCCGTGCCGCTGGCCATCTCCAGCCCAGCTCATGCGCAATCGGTCCAGGACTGGCGGCGATACATCCTCGAGGCATCGAGCCGGTTCGGCGTACCGGTCGCTTGGATCGAGCGCGTGATGCATGCCGAAAGCCGGGGCCGAACCCATCTCAATGGCAAGCCGACCCGTTCATCGGCAGGGGCGATGGGGGTGATGCAATTGATGCCCGGAACCTGGGCTGACATGCGCGCCCGGCTCGGCCTCGGCAGCAATCCCGACGACCCGCGCGACAATATTCTCGCCGGCACGTTCTACCTGCGGCTGATGTACGATCGCTTCGGTTATCCGGGCTTGTTCGCCGCCTACAACGCCGGTCCGAAGCGCTATGCGGACTATCTTGCTGGGCGGGTCAGGCTGCCATCCGAGACGGTCGGCTACCTCGCCAGGGTCGCGCCTGCCGTACCCGGCCCGGTGCCTGCGCCGATGCGTCCAGCCCCATCGCCATCGATCTTCGCGGTGCGCAGGAACGTGCAGGCGATTGGTCCATCGGACGCTAGTTCTTCCCCAGCGTCGTCGCTGTTCGTCACGCTGTCGCAGCGGGACTGA
- the rlxS gene encoding relaxase/mobilization nuclease RlxS (I built this because a sul1 chimera in AMR looks like the C-terminus.), whose product MAEISHFAAQIARLWVSPMSDDDFTPRLGRKRGKDGKRVTKYVGRILAAARLAGTKTGIRSRRFDGSRIGRGASMGRLLSSRDRLAGFRGRRAVVKTSLIRLQGKAGQVARAHMRYIQRDGVTREGLPGELYGPETDRADGEDFLKRTSGDRHQFRFIVSAEDGAEYPDLKPYVRRLMHQVEQDLGTRLDWVAVDHFNTERPHTHIVLRGVDDRGDNLVIAREYIAHGLRERASELVTLDLGPRTDHEIEARLRHDVDQERLTAIDRRLLRRADNAREVSPADNDPFQQSIAAGRLRKLKTMDLAEDIGGGRYRLADGLEDTLRRMGERGDIIRLMQRELTARRLDRAGVEHVIATEVREPIIGRLIQRGLSDEHRNRHYAMIDGIDGRVHYVDIGRADATPSVAEGATVRIEATRATVSQADRTIDAVARANGGRYSVDLHLRHDPQASEAYASSHVRRLEAMRRAGAGPERSADGSWSIPQDHLARAEAFAQRQQRERPVSLSILSTRAIGDLAAIDAPTWVDREIASGELAPRDAGFGREVRTTLTARRQWLVEQGLAEGEGRDFRLARGALNQLRQRELMAAGERLARPVGKPFALTGNGDKIEGVIARRVDLESGSYAVVERSRDFTLVPWRDVLERNIGKAASGILRTDGISWQFGRARSGPTIS is encoded by the coding sequence ATGGCGGAAATCAGCCATTTTGCGGCCCAGATCGCGAGACTCTGGGTCTCTCCGATGTCTGACGACGATTTCACGCCCAGGCTCGGCAGGAAGCGCGGCAAGGACGGCAAGCGCGTCACTAAATATGTCGGTCGCATCCTCGCCGCGGCGCGGCTTGCCGGCACCAAGACCGGCATCAGATCACGCCGCTTCGATGGCAGCCGGATCGGGCGCGGCGCGAGCATGGGGCGCTTGCTGTCGAGCCGCGACCGGCTTGCTGGATTCCGCGGTCGGCGGGCCGTCGTCAAGACGAGCCTGATCCGTCTCCAGGGCAAGGCCGGCCAGGTCGCCCGCGCGCACATGCGCTATATCCAGCGCGACGGGGTGACGCGCGAGGGGCTACCGGGCGAGCTCTACGGCCCGGAAACCGACCGCGCGGACGGCGAAGATTTCCTCAAGCGCACGAGCGGCGACCGGCACCAGTTCCGCTTCATCGTCTCGGCCGAGGACGGCGCCGAATATCCCGACCTCAAGCCCTATGTCCGGCGGTTGATGCATCAGGTCGAACAGGACCTCGGGACCAGGCTCGACTGGGTCGCGGTCGACCACTTCAACACCGAGCGCCCGCACACCCACATCGTCCTGCGCGGCGTCGATGATCGGGGCGACAACCTCGTCATCGCGCGCGAGTACATCGCGCATGGCCTGCGCGAGCGCGCGTCCGAGCTTGTGACGCTCGACCTGGGGCCACGCACCGACCATGAGATCGAGGCGCGCCTGCGCCACGATGTAGACCAGGAACGGCTGACCGCAATCGACCGGCGCCTGCTGCGACGGGCGGACAACGCGCGCGAAGTGTCACCTGCTGACAACGACCCGTTCCAGCAATCGATAGCCGCCGGACGGCTGCGGAAGCTCAAGACGATGGACCTCGCCGAGGACATCGGCGGCGGTCGCTACCGGCTCGCCGACGGACTGGAAGATACACTGCGCCGCATGGGCGAGCGTGGCGACATCATCCGGCTGATGCAGCGCGAATTGACCGCGCGCCGGCTCGACCGGGCGGGCGTCGAGCACGTCATCGCGACCGAGGTGCGCGAGCCCATCATCGGGAGGTTGATCCAGCGCGGCCTCTCCGACGAGCACCGCAACCGCCACTACGCCATGATCGACGGCATCGATGGCCGCGTCCATTATGTCGATATCGGCCGGGCCGATGCGACGCCGTCCGTCGCAGAAGGCGCTACCGTCCGCATCGAGGCGACGAGGGCAACGGTCAGCCAGGCCGATCGCACCATCGATGCCGTCGCGCGCGCCAATGGCGGGCGCTACTCGGTCGACCTGCATCTGCGTCACGATCCGCAGGCCAGCGAAGCCTATGCGAGCAGCCACGTGCGCCGGCTCGAGGCGATGCGCCGCGCCGGCGCCGGCCCCGAGCGCTCCGCCGATGGCAGCTGGTCGATCCCGCAAGATCATCTGGCGCGCGCGGAAGCCTTCGCGCAGCGCCAGCAGCGCGAACGCCCCGTGTCGCTGTCCATCCTGTCGACACGGGCGATCGGCGACCTCGCCGCGATCGACGCGCCGACATGGGTCGACCGCGAGATCGCGTCCGGAGAGCTCGCACCTCGCGACGCCGGGTTCGGGCGTGAGGTGCGGACGACATTGACCGCACGCCGCCAGTGGCTGGTCGAGCAGGGCTTGGCCGAGGGCGAGGGTCGCGATTTCCGGCTGGCGCGCGGTGCGCTCAACCAGTTGCGCCAGCGTGAGTTGATGGCGGCGGGCGAGCGCCTTGCCCGTCCCGTCGGCAAGCCTTTCGCGCTGACAGGCAACGGCGACAAGATCGAGGGCGTGATCGCGCGCCGCGTGGACCTCGAGAGTGGCAGTTACGCGGTGGTCGAGCGGTCGCGCGACTTTACGCTGGTGCCGTGGCGTGACGTGCTGGAGCGCAATATCGGCAAGGCCGCATCGGGCATCCTGCGTACCGACGGCATCAGCTGGCAGTTCGGTCGCGCGCGCTCGGGCCCCACTATCTCGTGA
- a CDS encoding DUF3606 domain-containing protein — MADDKTLRGPQDASRIALGEDYEVEYWTSKFGVSRERLEQAVKAVGNSADAVERQLRG, encoded by the coding sequence ATGGCAGACGACAAGACACTTCGCGGGCCGCAAGACGCGTCGCGCATCGCGCTCGGCGAGGACTATGAGGTCGAATATTGGACCAGCAAGTTTGGTGTGAGCCGCGAGCGGCTGGAACAGGCGGTGAAGGCGGTCGGCAACAGCGCCGACGCCGTCGAGCGGCAACTCAGGGGCTGA